A genomic segment from Bos taurus isolate L1 Dominette 01449 registration number 42190680 breed Hereford chromosome 1, ARS-UCD2.0, whole genome shotgun sequence encodes:
- the LOC100299503 gene encoding THO complex subunit 2 — MLGTSAFPTTSGSASATGKGKMAAVTVVVPVEWIKNWEKSGRGEFLHLCRILSENKSLDSSTYRDFQQALYELSYHVIKGNLKHEQASNVLSDISEFREDMPSILADVFCILDIETNCLEEKSKGDYFTQLVLACLYLVSDTVLKERLDPETLESLGLIKQSQQFNQKSVKIKTKLFYKQQKFNLLREENEGYAKLIAELGQDLSGNITSDLILENIKSLIGCFNLDPNRVLDVILEVFECRPEQDDFFISLLESYMSMCEPQTLCHILGFKFKFYQEPNGETPSSLYRVAAVLLQFNLIDLDDLYVHLLPADNCIMDEHKREIVEAKQIVRKLTMVVLSSDKIDEREKEKEKEEEKVEKPPDNQKLGLLEALLKIGDWQHAQSIMDQTPPYYAASHKLIALAICKLIHITIEPLYRKVGIPKGAKGSPVSALQNKRAPKQAESFEDLRRDVFNMFCYLGPHLSHDPILFAKVVRIGKSFMKEFQSDGRKQEDKEKTEVILSCLLSITDQVLLPSLSLMDCNACMSEELWGMFKTFPYQHRYRLYGQWKNETYNSHPLLVKVKAQTIDRAKYIMKRLTKENVKPSGRQIGKLSHSNPTILFDYILSQIQKYDNLIAPVVDSLKYLTSLNYDILAYCIIEALANPEKEKMKHDDTTISSWLQSLASFCGAVFRKYPIDLAGLLQYVANQLKAGKSFDLLILKEVVQKMAGIEITEEMTMEQLEAMTGGEQLKAEGGYFGQIRNTKKSSQRLKDALLDHALALPLCLLMAQQRNGIIFQESGEKHLKLVGKLYDQCHDTLVQFGGFLASNLSTEDYIKQVPSIDVLCNEFHTPHDAAFFLSRPKYAHRILSKYDELKKSEKGSKQQHKVHKYITSCEMVMAPVHAAVVSLHVSKVWDDISPQFYATFWSLTMYDLAAPHTSYEREVNKLKIQMKAIDDNQEMPPNKKKKEKERCTALQDKLLEEEKKQMEHVQRVLQRLKLEKDNWLLAKSTKNETITKFLQLCIFPRCIFSAIDAVYCARFVELVHQQKTPNFSTLLCYDRVFSDIIYTVSSCTENEASRYGRFLCCMLETVTRWHSDRATYEKECGNYPGFLTILRATGFDGGNKADQLDYDNFRHVVHKWHYKLTKASVHCLETGEYTHIRNILIVLTKILPWYPKVLNLGQALERRVHKICQEEKEKRPDLYALAMGYSGQLKSRKSYMIPENEFHHKDPPPRNAVASVQNGPGAGPSSSSIGSVSKLDESSAEDTDKSRERSQCGVKAVNKASSATPKGNSNNGNSGSNSSKTVKENDKEKGKEKEKEKKEKTPTTTPEARVLGKDGKEKPKEERPNKDEKAREMKERTLKSDKEKEKFKKEEKAKDEKFKTTVPNVESKSTQEKEREKELSRERDTAKEMKSKENVKGGEKTPVSGFLKSPVPRSDIAEPEREQKRRKIDTHPSPSHSSTVKDSLTELKESSAKLYINHIPPPLSKREMDKKDLDKSRERSREREKKDEKDKKERKRDHLNNDREVPLDLTKRRKEENGTMGVSKHKSESSCESPYPNEKDKEKNKSKSSGKEKGGDSFKSGKMDKISSGGKKGVDRSLS, encoded by the exons ATGCTCGGGACCAGCGCCTTCCCTACAACTTCCGGTTCCGCCTCTGCTACTGGTAAGGGGAAGATGGCGGCCGTAACTGTGGTGGTTCCTGTAGAGTGGATAAAGAACTGGGAGAAATCAGGGAGAGGCGAATTTTTACATTTATGCCGGATCCTCAGTGAAAATAAAAGCCTCGATAGTTCAACTTATAGAGATTTCCAGCAAGCTCTTTATGAATTATCATACCATGTCATTAAAGGAAATCTAAAGCATGAACAGGCATCTAATGTTCTTAGTGACATTAGTGAATTTCGTGAGGATATGCCCTCCATTCTTgctgatgtattctgcatattagATATCGAGACAAATTGTTtagaagaaaaaagcaagggagactATTTTACACAATTGGTATTAGCATGTTTGTATTTAGTTTCAGACACAGTTCTAAAGGAACGCTTGGATCCAGAAACATTGGAATCGTTAGGGCTTATCAAACAATCACAGCAATTCAATCAAAAGTCAGTTAAAATCAAGACAAAACTCTTTTACAAGCAGCAAAAATTTAATTtgttaagagaagaaaatgaaggttATGCCAAGCTGATTGCTGAATTGGGGCAAGATTTATCTGGAAATATTACTAGTGATTTAATCTTAGAAAATATCAAATCTTTAATAGGATGCTTTAATCTGGATCCCAATAGAGTTCTGGATGTCATTTTAGAAGTGTTTGAATGCAGGCCGGAACAAGATgacttctttatatctttattagAATCTTACATGAGTATGTGTGAGCCGCAAACACTGTGTCATATTCTTGGGTTCAAATTCAAGTTTTATCAGGAACCAAATGGAGAGACTCCTTCATCTTTATACAGAGTTGCAGCAGTACTTCTACAATTTAACCTTATTGATTTAGATGATCTTTATGTACATCTTCTTCCAGCTGATAATTGCATTATGGATGAACACAAGCGAGAAATTGTAGAAGCTAAGCAGATCGTTAGAAAACTTACAATGGTTGTATTGTCTTCTGATAAAATTGACGAgcgagagaaagaaaaggaaaaagaagaggagaaagtggAGAAGCCACCTGACAACCAAAAACTTGGTTTGTTGGAAGCCTTGTTAAAGATTGGTGATTGGCAGCATGCGCAGAGCATTATGGATCAGACGCCTCCATACTATGCAGCTTCACATAAACTAATAGCCCTTGCTATTTGCAAGCTGATTCATATAACTATTGAGCCTCTCTACCGAAAAGTTGGCATTCCTAAAGGTGCTAAAGGCTCACCTGTTAGTGCTTTGCAAAATAAGAGAGCGCCAAAACAAGCAGAGAGCTTTGAAGATTTGAGGAGAGATGTCTTCAATATGTTCTGTTACCTTGGTCCCCACCTTTCTCACGATCCCATTTTATTTGCTAAAGTGGTGCGGATAGGCAAGTCATTTATGAAGGAGTTTCAGTCTGATGGACGCAAAcaagaagataaagagaaaacgGAAGTTATCCTTAGCTGTTTGCTTAGCATTACTGACCAGGTATTACTTCCATCTCTTTCTTTGATGGACTGCAATGCTTGTATGTCTGAGGAACTATGGGGGATGTTTAAAACATTTCCATATCAGCATAGATATCGTCTGTATGGCCAGTGGAAGAATGAAACTTACAACAGTCATCCACTTTTAGTAAAAGTTAAAGCTCAAACAATAGACAGAGCCAAATATATCATGAAGCGTCTAACCAAGGAAAATGTGAAGCCTTCTGGAAGACAAATTGGGAAGCTGAGCCACAGCAATCCAACCATTTTGTTTGATTATATCTTGTCACAAATACAGAAGTATGATAACTTGATAGCACCTGTAGTAGATTCATTGAAATACCTCACTTCGTTGAATTATGACATCTTGGCCTATTGTATCATTGAAGCTTTAGCTAatccagaaaaggagaaaatgaaacatgACGACACAACCATCTCAAGTTGGCTTCAGAGTCTGGCTAGTTTCTGTGGTGCAGTTTTTCGTAAATATCCAATTGATCTTGCTGGTCTTCTTCAGTATGTGGCTAATCAGCTAAAGGCAGGCAAAAGTTTTGACCTGCTTATACTGAAAGAAGTGGTACAAAAAATGGCAGGAAtagaaattacagaagaaatgacAATGGAGCAACTAGAAGCCATGACTGGTGGAGAACAACTAAAAGCTGAAGGTGGTTATTTTGGCCAGATAAGAAACACTAAAAAATCCTCCCAGAGATTAAAGGATGCACTATTAGACCATGCTCTTGCTCTTCCTCTCTGCTTGCTTATGGCTCAGCAGAGGAATGGGATAATCTTTCAGGAAAGTGGAGAGAAACATTTGAAACTTGTGGGAAAACTCTATGATCAGTGTCATGATACCCTGGTACAGTTTGGTGGGTTTTTAGCATCTAATCTAAGCACAGAAGATTATATAAAGCAAGTGCCTTCAATTGATGTGCTCTGTAATGAATTTCACACACCTCACGATGCAGCATTTTTCCTGTCTAGGCCAAAGTATGCACACCGTATTTTGTCAAAGTATGACGAACTTAAAAAATCAGAGAAGGGAAGTAAACAGCAGCATAAAGTTCATAAGTACatcacatcatgtgaaatggtaATGGCTCCTGTTCATGCAGCAGTGGTTTCCTTACACGTTTCCAAAGTCTGGGATGACATCAGTCCTCAATTCTATGCCACATTCTGGTCATTGACAATGTATGACCTTGCAGCTCCACATACCAGCTATGAACGGGAAGTCAATAAACTTAAAATCCAGATGAAAGCAATTGATGATAACCAGGAAATGcctccaaataaaaagaaaaaagagaaggagcGATGTACTGCCCTTCAGGACAAGCTTCtcgaagaagaaaagaaacagatggaACATGTACAGCGAGTTCTGCAGAGACTGAAACTGGAAAAGGACAACTGGCTTTTAGCAAAATCTACCAAAAATGAGACCATCACAAAATTTCTACAGCTGTGTATATTTCCTCGATGTATTTTTTCAGCAATTGATGCTGTTTACTGTGCTCGTTTTGTTGAATTGGTACACCAACAGAAAACTCCAAATTTTTCCACACTTCTTTGCTATGATCGAGTTTTCTCTGATATAATTTACACAGTCTCAAGCTGTACTGAAAATGAAGCTAGTCGATATGGGAGATTCCTTTGCTGCATGTTAGAGACTGTgaccaggtggcacagtgatagaGCCACGTATGAAAAGGAATGTGGAAATTACCCAGGATTCCTTACTATATTACGAGCAACTGGATTTGATGGTGGAAATAAAGCTGATCAATTAGACTATGACAATTTTCGACACGTTGTACATAAATGGCACTACAAACTGACCAAGGCATCGGTACATTGCCTTGAAACAGGCGAATATACGCACATCAGGAATATCTTGATTGTGCTAACAAAAATACTTCCTTGGTACCCAAAAGTTTTGAATCTGGGTCAAGCTTTGGAAAGAAGAGTGCATAAAATCTGccaagaggaaaaagagaagaggcCAGATCTATATGCATTGGCTATGGGCTACTCTGGGCAGTTGAAAAGTAGAAAGTCATACATGATACCTGAAAATGAGTTTCATCACAAAGACCCCCCTCCAAGGAATGCAGTTGCCAGTGTACAAAATGGGCCTGGTGCTGGGCCTTCTTCATCGTCGATCGGAAGTGTATCTAAGTTGGACGAAAGCAGTGCCGAGGACACTGATAAATCAAGGGAGAGATCTCAGTGTGGTGTGAAAGCTGTTAATAAAGCTTCTAGTGCCACACCAAAAGGGAATtcaaataatggaaatagtggTTCTAACAGCAGCAAAACtgttaaagaaaatgacaaagaaaaaggaaaagagaaagaaaaagagaaaaaagaaaagactccaACTACTACTCCAGAGGCCCGAGTACTTGGTAAAGATGGTAAAGAAAAACCAAAGGAAGAACGgccaaataaagatgaaaaagcaagagagatgaaGGAAAGAACACTTAAATctgacaaagagaaagaaaaattcaagaaggaagaaaaagctaAAGATGAGAAATTCAAGACCACTGTCCCAAATGTAGAATCAAAGTCAActcaagaaaaggaaagagagaaggagctGTCTAGAGAACGAgatacagcaaaggaaatgaaatcaaaggaaaatgttaaaggaggagagaaaacacCAGTTTCTGGGTTCTTGAAGTCACCTGTTCCCCGATCAGATATTGCAGAGCCTGAAAGGGAACAGAAACGTCGCAAAATTGATACCCATCCTTCTCCATCACATTCCTCAACAGTAAAG GACAGTCTCACCGAACTCAAAGAGTCTTCAGCAAAGCTCTACATTAATCATATTCCTCCACCACTGTCCAAGAGAGAAATGGACAAGAAAGATTTGGACAAGTCAAGGGAAAgatccagagaaagagaaaaaaaggatgaaaaggaCAAGAAAGAGCGGAAAAGGGATCACTTAAACAATGACCGAGAAGTGCCACTGGACTTAACCAAGAGGCGGAAAGAGGAAAATGGAACAATGGGGGTTTCAAAACACAAAAGTGAAAGTTCATGTGAGTCTCCTTATCCAAAtgagaaagacaaggaaaaaaataagtcaaaatcTTCAGGCAAAGAAAAAGGCGGTGACTCATTTAAATCTGGAAAGATGGATAAAATCTCCTCTGGTGGCAAAAAGGGTGTGGACAGATCCCTAAGCTGA